One window of Trichoderma breve strain T069 chromosome 3, whole genome shotgun sequence genomic DNA carries:
- a CDS encoding dak1 domain-containing protein translates to MSSKHFVNDPTKLVNDALFGITLANPAVALDADNKTIYRRSNLNGSSQVSLLSGGGSGHEPSFAAFVGDGLLSAAVAGTIFASPNTEQVRKAIMGLVDSTRGILVIVMNYTGDVLNFGVAVEQAKSAGLNVEMLVVADDVGVGRQKAGKVGRRGIAGTVLVQKIAGALAAQGANLAEVHRIGKLAADNLVSVGASLEHVHVPGHAAHGDDGLKVGEVELGMGIHNEPGSGRRTADLLELVTAMLAQLLDENDKDRAFLSIKPSDEVVLLVNNLGGVSILEMGAITTEVVTQLKGQYDIRPVRILSGTYMTSLNGLGFSISLLRVANTGIDGSTMVQLLDAPSEATGWSAPISTQTWEAKVQSTREYKEAPVRTVQATGLKLDPAAAKSALVRALERVVASEPEITKYDEVVGDGDCGIGLKRGAEAILTFLSTRNFSGDAVVDVAEIVPLVEKTMDGTSGALYAIFLNALVRSLAASPPGEATPQLWAKALKQSSAAMSKYTSARPGDRTLVDALYPFIETLEKTGDVKEAAKAASIGAEKTKGMKASLGRTVYVGGTGFQECPDPGAWGLRSFFLGLAGI, encoded by the exons ATGTCATCTAAGCATTTCGTCAATGATCCAACCAAGTTGGTCAATGACGCTCTTTTTGGCATCACACTTGCAAACCCCGCCGTCGCTCTCGACGCTGACAACAAGACCATCTATCGCCGCTCAAATCTCAATGGAAGCAGTCAAGTCTCCCTTCTCAGCGGCGGCGGTTCTGGCCACGAGCCCTCCTTTGCTGCGTTTGTGGGAGATGGTCTATTAAGCGCGGCCGTTGCTGGCACCATCTTTGCTTCACCCAACACCGAACAAGTTCGCAAGGCAATCATGGGTCTTGTTGATTCAACTCGAGGCATCCTTGTCATTGTCATGAACTACACTGGCGACGTTCTCAACTTTGGCGTGGCTGTAGAGCAAGCCAAGTCCGCGGGTCTCAACGTCGAAATGCTGGTAGTTGCTGATGACGTCGGTGTTGGGCGTCAGAAAGCCGGCAAAGTAGGCCGTCGAGGAATTGCCGGAACTGTGCTCGTTCAAAAAATTGCTGGTGCTCTCGCAGCACAGGGCGCCAACCTGGCAGAGGTGCATAGGATCGGCAAATTGGCAGCTGATAATCTGGTCAGCGTTGGTGCTAGTCTGGAACATGTGCATGTTCCAGGCCATGCTGCCCATGGGGACGACGGACTTAAAGTTGGTGAAGTTGAGCTGGGCATGGGTATTCACAACGAGCCTGGGTCTGGCAGACGCACAGCCGATTTGCTTGAACTCGTGACAGCAATGCTAGCACAATTGTTAGATGAGAACGACAAAGACAGAGCGTTCCTCAGCATCAAGCCTTCCGATGAGGTAGTGCTTCTTGTTAATAACCTAGGTGGTGTTAGTATTCTCGAGATGGGGGCCATTACCACGGAGGTTGTGACACAGCTGAAGGGACAATACGATATCCGCCCCGTACGAATCCTGAGCGGCACCTATATGACTAGCCTTAATGGCCTGGGATTTAGCATTTCGCTTCTCAGGGTGGCCAACACAGGCATCGACGGGTCTACAATGGTCCAGTTACTGGATGCCCCTTCAGAAGCTACCGGTTGGTCTGCTCCCATCTCTACGCAAACATGGGAAGCAAAAGTCCAGTCAACTCGAGAGTACAAGGAGGCACCTGTAAGAACAGTCCAAGCAACCGGACTCAAGCTAGACCCTGCAGCTGCGAAATCGGCACTCGTGAGGGCCCTGGAGCGGGTGGTCGCATCAGAGCCGGAAATTACCAAGTACGACGAAGTTGTGGGTGACGGAGACTGTGGTATTGGCTTGAAGCGCGGTGCGGAAG CTATTCTTACGTTTCTCTCAACAAGAAATTTCTCCGGCGACGCAGTGGTCGACGTAGCCGAGATTGTGCCTCTTGTCGAGAAGACAATGGATGGTACGTCCGGGGCTCTGTATGCCATCTTCTTAAATGCTCTGGTTCGATCTCTCGCTGCTTCTCCACCAGGTGAAGCCACGCCGCAATTATGGGCTAAGGCATTAAAACAGAGCTCTGCAGCCATGTCAAAGTATACAAGTGCCAGGCCTGGTGATAGAACTCTTGTGGACGCTCTGTATCCTTTCATTGAAACATTGGAGAAAACTGGAGATGTAAAGGAAGCAGCAAAAGCTGCAAGCATCGGCGCAGAGAAGACCAAAGGTATGAAAGCCAGCCTCGGCCGGACAGTCTATGTAGGAGGTACCGGGTTCCAAGAATGCCCGGATCCAGGCGCTTGGGGTCTGCGATCATTCtttcttgggcttgctggaATTTAG